Proteins found in one Brachypodium distachyon strain Bd21 chromosome 5, Brachypodium_distachyon_v3.0, whole genome shotgun sequence genomic segment:
- the LOC100830072 gene encoding dol-P-Man:Man(7)GlcNAc(2)-PP-Dol alpha-1,6-mannosyltransferase isoform X1: MAPPPPPTPAARILRDYGWDLLLGSIAAFYAVMVPYTKVEESFNVQAIHDILYHNHHIDKYDHLEFPGVVPRTFIGALVISLLSSPAILMMRIFHVPKVYSLLAVRLMLGCVTLTTLRLFRVEIKRKYGRHVEAFFVILTAIQFHVLFYSTRPLPNILALAFVCAFCHAVNLAYSFWFKGNFLCTLQALIVAAVVFRCDMVLLLGTIGIALLLSRSFSLLEAVKCCISTVLVCIGFTVLVDSIMWQRILWPEFEVFWFNSVLNRSSEWGTHSIHWYFTSALPRSMLVAYPLCLVGALLDRRIVPYVLPVALFVVLYSKLPHKELRFIIASIPMFNVSASLAAGRIYNNRKKSGWNFLYVLMLGAFLVSLGYSAVTFMASYSNYPGGHALKALHEADSSVKEKTVHIDAFTAMSGVSRFCENENPWRYSKEEDISIEEYQRRNFTYLLNEHRYISGYKCLFAVEGFSRAKIQPGIPPISLVKVPKVFAHGNTRDPDILSLDWPGCP, encoded by the exons atggcgccgccgccgccccctacgccggcggcgaggataCTGAGAGATTACG GGTGGGACCTGCTGCTCGGATCGATCGCCGCGTTCTACGCCGTCATGGTGCCGTACACAAAGGTGGAGGAGAGCTTCAATGTGCAG GCCATACATGATATTTTGTATCACAATCATCACATTGACAAG TATGACCATTTAGAATTTCCTGGTGTTGTTCCTCGGACATTTATAG GAGCACTGGTAATATCTCTTTTATCATCGCCTGCAATCCTCATGATGCGCATATTTCATGTTCCAAAGGTTTATAGCCTTCTAGCAG TTCGATTAATGTTGGGTTGTGTTACCCTGACAACTTTGAGACTTTTCCGAGTTgag ATAAAAAGGAAGTACGGTCGGCATGTTGAAGCATTCTTTGTGATACTAACTGCTATCCAGTTTCACGTTTTGTTCTACTCAACTCGCCCCCTTCCAAATATCTTAGCTTTAGCTTTTG TATGTGCTTTCTGTCATGCAGTTAATTTGGCGTACTCTTTCTGGTTCAAGGGAAATTTCCTATGTACATTACAGGCATTG ATCGTTGCAGCTGTTGTTTTTAGATGCGATATGGTTCTGCTTCTTGGTACAATAGGGATTGCACTTTTACTG AGCAggtctttttctcttttggaaGCTGTAAAGTGCTGCATAAGCACTGTCCTTGTATGCATCG GATTCACAGTACTAGTTGACTCGATAATGTGGCAGAGAATCCTGTGGCCAGAATTCGAAGTTTTCTGGTTCAATTCAGTTCTGAACCGGAGTTCAGAATGGGGT ACACATTCGATCCATTGGTACTTCACCTCTGCACTTCCACGCTCCATGCTTGTAGCCTATCCTCTTTGTTTG GTTGGTGCTCTTCTTGATAGGAGGATAGTGCCATACGTGCTTCCAGTTGCCTTATTTGTTGTACTTTATTCAAAACTTCCGCATAAG gagcttcgtttcataattgcTTCAATTCCCATGTTTAATGTGTCCGCTTCTTTGGCAGCAGGCAGAAT ATATAATAACAGAAAGAAATCTGGGTGGAATTTTCTTTATGTTCTCATGCTTGGCGCCTTCCTAGTCAG TCTAGGATACTCTGCTGTGACTTTCATGGCCTCCTACAGCAATTATCCCGGTGGCCATGCTCTAAAGGCTCTACATGAAGCAG ATTCTTCTGTGAAGGAAAAAACGGTTCACATTGATGCCTTTACCGCAATGAGCGGAGTTTCCCGTTTCTGCGAAAATGAAAATCCTTGGAG ATactcgaaggaggaagacatTTCCATTGAAGAATATCAGAGAAGAAATTTCACCTATCTACTGAA TGAGCACCGCTACATTAGTGGCTACAAGTGCTTGTTTGCCGTGGAGGGATTCTCCAGAGCGAAAATTCAACCCGGAATTCCACCCATTTCTCTG GTGAAAGTGCCGAAAGTGTTTGCACATGGGAACACGAGAGATCCAGATATTCTTTCGCTAGATTGGCCCGGTTGTCCTTGA
- the LOC100842931 gene encoding probable WRKY transcription factor 12 codes for MEGTSRLEACLPSLYALDPYTAPPPPLPPFLAPLPNQQHKLLQMPLVVQEQSVNHGVMFSSDHGGGGLYPLLPGIPFCHSAAAAAASDKPETGFAPLAAGEVGTSAARAGNEVASTTTTTATRHGASSWWKGAEKGKMKVRRKMREPRFCFQTRSDVDVLDDGYKWRKYGQKVVKNSLHPRSYYRCTHSNCRVKKRVERLSEDCRMVITTYEGRHTHTPCSDDDAGGGEHTGACAFTYF; via the exons ATGGAAGGGACTAGCCGGCTGGAGGCGTGCCTTCCCAGCCTCTACGCGCTCGATCCGTACacggcgcctccgcctcctcttccccccTTTCTTGCTCCATTGCCGAACCAGCAGCACAAGCTTCTCCAGATGCCGTTGGTCGTCCAAGAACAGTCTGTGAACCATGGCGTGATGTTTTCTTCCGaccatggtggcggcggcttgtACCCGCTGCTTCCCGGGATCCCCTTCTGCcactctgccgccgccgctgccgcctccgaCAAGCCGGAAACCGGGTTCGCGCCCTTGGCCGCCGGAGAG GTGGGCACGTCGGCGGCGAGAGCCGGAAACGAGGTTGCTAGTACTACTACCACCACTGCAACTAGACATGGCGCGAGCTCATG GTGGAAGGGAGCGGAGAAGGGGAAGATgaaggtgaggaggaagatgagggaGCCGCGGTTCTGCTTCCAGACCAGGAGCGACGTGGATGTGCTGGACGACGGCTACAAGTGGAGGAAGTATGGCCAGAAGGTCGTCAAGAACAGCCTTCATCCCAG GAGCTACTACCGGTGCACCCACAGCAACTGCCGCGTGAAGAAGCGGGTGGAGCGGCTGTCGGAGGACTGCCGCATGGTGATCACCACCTACGAGGGCCGCCACACGCACACCCCctgcagcgacgacgacgccggcggcggcgagcacacCGGCGCCTGCGCATTCACCTACTTCTGA
- the LOC100830072 gene encoding dol-P-Man:Man(7)GlcNAc(2)-PP-Dol alpha-1,6-mannosyltransferase isoform X2, whose translation MAPPPPPTPAARILRDYGWDLLLGSIAAFYAVMVPYTKVEESFNVQAIHDILYHNHHIDKYDHLEFPGVVPRTFIGALVISLLSSPAILMMRIFHVPKVYSLLAVRLMLGCVTLTTLRLFRVEIKRKYGRHVEAFFVILTAIQFHVLFYSTRPLPNILALAFVNLAYSFWFKGNFLCTLQALIVAAVVFRCDMVLLLGTIGIALLLSRSFSLLEAVKCCISTVLVCIGFTVLVDSIMWQRILWPEFEVFWFNSVLNRSSEWGTHSIHWYFTSALPRSMLVAYPLCLVGALLDRRIVPYVLPVALFVVLYSKLPHKELRFIIASIPMFNVSASLAAGRIYNNRKKSGWNFLYVLMLGAFLVSLGYSAVTFMASYSNYPGGHALKALHEADSSVKEKTVHIDAFTAMSGVSRFCENENPWRYSKEEDISIEEYQRRNFTYLLNEHRYISGYKCLFAVEGFSRAKIQPGIPPISLVKVPKVFAHGNTRDPDILSLDWPGCP comes from the exons atggcgccgccgccgccccctacgccggcggcgaggataCTGAGAGATTACG GGTGGGACCTGCTGCTCGGATCGATCGCCGCGTTCTACGCCGTCATGGTGCCGTACACAAAGGTGGAGGAGAGCTTCAATGTGCAG GCCATACATGATATTTTGTATCACAATCATCACATTGACAAG TATGACCATTTAGAATTTCCTGGTGTTGTTCCTCGGACATTTATAG GAGCACTGGTAATATCTCTTTTATCATCGCCTGCAATCCTCATGATGCGCATATTTCATGTTCCAAAGGTTTATAGCCTTCTAGCAG TTCGATTAATGTTGGGTTGTGTTACCCTGACAACTTTGAGACTTTTCCGAGTTgag ATAAAAAGGAAGTACGGTCGGCATGTTGAAGCATTCTTTGTGATACTAACTGCTATCCAGTTTCACGTTTTGTTCTACTCAACTCGCCCCCTTCCAAATATCTTAGCTTTAGCTTTTG TTAATTTGGCGTACTCTTTCTGGTTCAAGGGAAATTTCCTATGTACATTACAGGCATTG ATCGTTGCAGCTGTTGTTTTTAGATGCGATATGGTTCTGCTTCTTGGTACAATAGGGATTGCACTTTTACTG AGCAggtctttttctcttttggaaGCTGTAAAGTGCTGCATAAGCACTGTCCTTGTATGCATCG GATTCACAGTACTAGTTGACTCGATAATGTGGCAGAGAATCCTGTGGCCAGAATTCGAAGTTTTCTGGTTCAATTCAGTTCTGAACCGGAGTTCAGAATGGGGT ACACATTCGATCCATTGGTACTTCACCTCTGCACTTCCACGCTCCATGCTTGTAGCCTATCCTCTTTGTTTG GTTGGTGCTCTTCTTGATAGGAGGATAGTGCCATACGTGCTTCCAGTTGCCTTATTTGTTGTACTTTATTCAAAACTTCCGCATAAG gagcttcgtttcataattgcTTCAATTCCCATGTTTAATGTGTCCGCTTCTTTGGCAGCAGGCAGAAT ATATAATAACAGAAAGAAATCTGGGTGGAATTTTCTTTATGTTCTCATGCTTGGCGCCTTCCTAGTCAG TCTAGGATACTCTGCTGTGACTTTCATGGCCTCCTACAGCAATTATCCCGGTGGCCATGCTCTAAAGGCTCTACATGAAGCAG ATTCTTCTGTGAAGGAAAAAACGGTTCACATTGATGCCTTTACCGCAATGAGCGGAGTTTCCCGTTTCTGCGAAAATGAAAATCCTTGGAG ATactcgaaggaggaagacatTTCCATTGAAGAATATCAGAGAAGAAATTTCACCTATCTACTGAA TGAGCACCGCTACATTAGTGGCTACAAGTGCTTGTTTGCCGTGGAGGGATTCTCCAGAGCGAAAATTCAACCCGGAATTCCACCCATTTCTCTG GTGAAAGTGCCGAAAGTGTTTGCACATGGGAACACGAGAGATCCAGATATTCTTTCGCTAGATTGGCCCGGTTGTCCTTGA